From the Bacteroidia bacterium genome, one window contains:
- a CDS encoding NADH-quinone oxidoreductase subunit C: MTANDIHAYLTTLFPEHALTLDEAVPCIIVPATAIKDVSLQLRDDESLLFDNLMCLSGMDYGDGTLGAVYHLHSTRLMHKLTLKVIVPADNPLIPTVEKVWRTADWHEREAYDLIGVTFEGHRDHRRILLPDDWEGHPLRKDYQVPEFYNGMKVPY, encoded by the coding sequence ATGACTGCAAACGACATTCACGCATACCTCACCACGCTCTTCCCCGAGCATGCACTGACGCTCGATGAAGCCGTGCCCTGCATCATCGTACCCGCCACGGCAATAAAGGATGTCTCACTGCAATTGCGTGATGACGAGTCGCTGCTCTTCGACAACCTTATGTGCCTCAGCGGCATGGATTACGGCGACGGCACGCTGGGTGCCGTGTATCACCTGCACAGCACCAGGCTCATGCACAAGCTGACGCTGAAGGTCATCGTGCCCGCGGATAATCCGCTCATCCCGACGGTGGAAAAAGTCTGGCGAACCGCCGACTGGCACGAACGGGAGGCGTACGATCTCATCGGAGTTACCTTTGAGGGCCATCGCGATCACCGCCGCATCCTGCTCCCGGACGACTGGGAGGGGCATCCGCTGCGGAAAGACTACCAGGTCCCTGAATTCTACAACGGCATGAAAGTCCCGTACTGA
- a CDS encoding P-II family nitrogen regulator yields the protein MKKIEAIIRPFKLDDVRDGLLEIGIQGMTITEVRGYGRQKGHTETYRGAEYQIDTLPKIKLEIVVADHLAEPVIDTIIKFAATGQVGDGKIFVLPVEDAIRIRTEESGDGAL from the coding sequence ATGAAAAAAATCGAAGCGATCATACGGCCTTTCAAACTTGACGACGTGCGCGACGGCTTGCTGGAAATCGGCATTCAGGGCATGACCATCACCGAAGTGCGCGGCTACGGGCGGCAGAAGGGTCACACCGAAACCTACCGCGGCGCGGAGTATCAAATCGACACGCTGCCGAAAATCAAGCTCGAAATCGTCGTCGCCGATCATCTCGCCGAACCGGTGATAGACACCATCATCAAATTCGCCGCCACCGGACAGGTAGGCGACGGTAAAATCTTCGTCCTCCCCGTCGAAGACGCCATCCGCATCCGCACCGAGGAGAGCGGCGACGGGGCGTTGTAG
- the nuoB gene encoding NADH-quinone oxidoreductase subunit NuoB translates to MGLLSKQFDNSNIVITSVEGVLNWARLCSLWQMSFGLACCAIEMMAASASHNDIMRFGVLPRPSPRQCDVMIVAGTVTLKMASRVKRLYEQMAEPRYVVSMGSCSNCGGPYWEHGYHVLKGVDRVVPVDVYIPGCPPRPEALLEGWMRLQEKVRTFTVVKQEKSEAAA, encoded by the coding sequence ATGGGACTTCTCAGCAAGCAATTTGACAACAGCAACATCGTCATCACCAGCGTCGAAGGTGTGCTGAATTGGGCGCGCCTCTGCTCGCTTTGGCAGATGTCCTTCGGTCTCGCGTGCTGTGCCATCGAGATGATGGCGGCGAGCGCGTCGCACAACGATATCATGCGTTTCGGCGTTCTGCCGCGCCCCAGCCCCCGTCAATGCGACGTGATGATCGTGGCCGGTACCGTCACGCTCAAAATGGCCTCGCGCGTCAAGCGCCTGTACGAGCAAATGGCCGAACCGCGCTACGTCGTGTCCATGGGGAGCTGCTCGAACTGCGGCGGCCCGTACTGGGAACACGGCTACCACGTCCTCAAAGGGGTCGATCGTGTCGTACCCGTGGACGTGTATATCCCCGGGTGTCCGCCTCGTCCCGAAGCACTGCTCGAAGGCTGGATGCGCCTGCAGGAAAAAGTGCGCACCTTCACCGTGGTCAAACAAGAGAAAAGCGAAGCGGCCGCGTAA
- a CDS encoding NADH-quinone oxidoreductase subunit A: MLTEFGKALIFIILGLVFVAGGLLVAKLLRPHNPTHEKLLPYECGEDPIGPQWMRFNIRFYVVALIFILFDVELVVLFPWALIYQKLGMFAYAAGALFIIILFLADFYLWAKGDLEWVRPEPRIPRLDDIVDRSPLRRVQTGDVQTAGTTE; this comes from the coding sequence ATGCTCACGGAATTCGGCAAAGCCCTGATCTTCATCATCCTCGGATTGGTGTTCGTGGCCGGTGGTCTGCTTGTCGCGAAGCTTCTGCGGCCGCACAATCCCACGCACGAGAAGCTCCTTCCCTACGAGTGCGGCGAGGATCCCATCGGTCCGCAGTGGATGCGCTTCAACATCCGCTTCTACGTTGTCGCGCTGATTTTTATTCTGTTCGACGTCGAACTCGTCGTGCTCTTTCCCTGGGCGCTCATCTATCAGAAGCTGGGGATGTTCGCCTATGCGGCAGGGGCATTGTTCATCATCATTCTCTTCCTCGCGGACTTCTATCTCTGGGCGAAAGGCGATCTTGAATGGGTCCGTCCGGAGCCGCGCATTCCGCGTCTCGACGATATTGTGGACCGATCCCCGCTGCGAAGAGTACAGACGGGCGACGTACAGACCGCCGGAACGACGGAATAG
- a CDS encoding NADH-quinone oxidoreductase subunit D, producing MNHTFESLQEDIASGRLTTDEMVLNMGPQHPSTHGVLRLELVLDGEMVVKVIPHMGYLHRCFEKHAENMTYPQVIPYTDRMDYLAAMNNNHGYVLAVERLMGIELPDRVEYIRIIMAELQRIASHLVAIGTFGMDIGAFTPFLYCFRDREYILDIFEKTCGARLLYNYMWVGGVSHDVHDGFVQEVAAFIKHFRPTVVEVNNLLNYNKIFIERTANIGVLPADVALSYSCSGPMLRGSGVNWDLRRDDPYCIYDRFDWDVVVGTGEAGTLGDCWDRHMVRVREMEQSCRIIEQALASFPEGDVTSAIPKKIRPPKGEIYTRVENPRGELGYYVVSDGTGNPFRVKARGPSFVNLSVMDDISRGHLIADIVAILGSVDIVLGEIDR from the coding sequence ATGAATCACACCTTCGAATCCCTTCAGGAAGACATCGCCTCCGGCCGGCTGACCACCGACGAGATGGTACTCAACATGGGTCCGCAGCATCCGTCCACGCACGGTGTGCTGCGACTCGAACTGGTCCTCGACGGCGAAATGGTCGTAAAGGTCATCCCGCATATGGGCTACCTGCACCGCTGCTTCGAGAAGCATGCCGAAAACATGACCTATCCCCAGGTCATTCCCTACACCGACCGCATGGACTATCTGGCCGCGATGAACAACAATCACGGCTATGTGCTCGCGGTGGAGCGGCTCATGGGTATCGAGTTGCCGGATCGGGTGGAGTACATTCGCATTATCATGGCGGAACTGCAGCGCATCGCCTCGCATCTCGTGGCAATCGGTACCTTCGGCATGGACATCGGTGCGTTCACACCATTCCTGTACTGCTTCCGCGACCGCGAATACATTCTCGATATTTTCGAGAAGACCTGTGGTGCTCGCCTGCTGTACAATTACATGTGGGTGGGAGGCGTGTCGCACGACGTGCACGACGGCTTCGTGCAGGAGGTCGCTGCCTTCATCAAGCACTTCCGGCCGACAGTGGTGGAGGTGAATAATCTGTTGAACTACAACAAGATTTTCATCGAACGTACCGCCAATATCGGCGTGCTGCCGGCGGATGTGGCGCTGAGCTATTCCTGCTCGGGACCCATGTTGCGCGGTTCCGGCGTGAACTGGGATTTGCGCCGCGATGATCCGTACTGCATCTATGATCGTTTTGATTGGGACGTGGTTGTCGGAACCGGCGAAGCGGGGACGCTCGGCGACTGCTGGGACCGTCACATGGTACGCGTACGCGAAATGGAACAGAGCTGCCGCATCATAGAACAGGCGCTTGCATCCTTTCCCGAGGGCGACGTCACCTCCGCGATTCCCAAGAAAATTCGACCGCCGAAAGGCGAAATCTACACCCGCGTCGAAAATCCGCGCGGGGAACTCGGCTACTACGTCGTCAGCGATGGCACGGGCAATCCCTTCCGCGTGAAGGCGCGCGGCCCCAGCTTCGTCAACCTCTCGGTGATGGACGACATTTCCCGCGGACATCTCATCGCGGATATCGTGGCTATTCTCGGAAGCGTCGACATCGTGCTCGGCGAAATTGACAGGTAA
- a CDS encoding DUF4389 domain-containing protein — translation MYPAVFHILKPEHPSRLMLLLRPFLLLPLWLWAIPYTVLMALVHTVAWVATVLLGRNPQLLWDFLEGYFRFTATLAAYALYLTDMYPPFTGDAEKRRGIGVLVEYPQRLSRWTTLLRPLLLFPHFFFSVGYFVPFFITHMMATLTILVLGRLADWQYAWLKAYFIYNARLRAYSLLLVDEYPPFNGSQPQAALERFSDEM, via the coding sequence ATGTATCCAGCGGTGTTCCACATCCTCAAACCCGAACATCCCTCCCGGCTCATGCTGTTGCTGCGTCCGTTTTTGCTGCTGCCGCTCTGGCTCTGGGCCATACCTTACACGGTGCTGATGGCGCTCGTGCATACAGTCGCGTGGGTTGCGACCGTTCTTCTCGGTAGAAATCCCCAGCTTCTCTGGGATTTTCTCGAAGGGTATTTTCGCTTTACGGCGACGCTGGCGGCCTATGCCCTCTATCTCACCGACATGTATCCGCCGTTTACCGGCGATGCGGAAAAACGTCGCGGTATCGGTGTTCTGGTCGAGTATCCGCAGCGCCTGTCGCGCTGGACGACGCTGCTGCGTCCCTTGCTGCTCTTTCCGCATTTTTTCTTTTCCGTCGGCTATTTCGTTCCGTTTTTTATCACACATATGATGGCGACGCTCACCATCCTCGTACTCGGCCGCCTTGCGGACTGGCAGTATGCGTGGCTGAAAGCATATTTCATCTATAATGCCCGTTTGCGCGCGTATTCTCTGCTCCTGGTGGATGAATACCCGCCCTTCAACGGAAGTCAGCCGCAGGCCGCTCTGGAGCGTTTTTCCGACGAAATGTAA